From Thalassotalea euphylliae, the proteins below share one genomic window:
- a CDS encoding TonB-dependent receptor plug domain-containing protein encodes MTYFKPSLVAVALAAAGAVSSIATNVAVAETANEQEIEKISIIGSRRLGRSIEDSPVPIDILDADTLAGTGLTETNQLLNSLLPSFNFPQPSLTDGTDHVRPAQLRGLAPDHTLVLINGKRRHTSALLNLGGSAGRGSSAVDLNAIPVNAIERIEVLRDGAAAQYGSDAIAGVINIVLKKAPSGGEVSVTYGGNVTEMEGVPDLEGVSVGEDGNLAFQTGGDRDVTDGQTLTLRANSGFALGEDGFVNVSLEYRDRNTANRADFDPRENYDRQADGSLDPRELTINRYNHTFGNGEVEDIALFVNAGYYLNEDTELYAFGSYSGREGESGGFYRRAKDSRNVLAIYPDGFAPLITSEINDYSLAAGVKGDLLEEWNYDVSAVYGRDQFQFGVENSLNTSFGPNSPTDFDAGTLIYDQLTLNADFSRVFDSAWFENGLNVAFGVEYRHESYEIEAGEPASYARGEFGRGGAVRTSDSDAFGAAGSQVFVGFSPVSAVDNSRHNVSVYLDLETDITDFWNFTVAGRYEDYSDFGSTLNGKIANRFSLSDELALRLSASTGFRAPSLQQQFFTNIQTTFVDSVPVETGTFAPGSDVAQALGSPGLDAEESVSIAGGITWTPVPAFSLSVDAYRIDIDDRIVLSNNLSGPGIESLLAGTGATRARFFLNAIDSRTEGVDVVATYSLDLADYGNVLFNAGYNYNDNEVTNIIEPPAALQGAGVEQDNLFSGTEILRFEVGSPKNKLNLSATWNFEDVKATLRTTRYGETQDPSTNPARNEVIPTEWVTDIDVVYQLTDGLSLSIGANNVFDQYPDASRNLIDDVTTFTRIFAYSSFAPYGFTGRFVYGKVSYTF; translated from the coding sequence ATGACTTATTTTAAGCCTTCTTTGGTTGCTGTGGCTTTGGCAGCCGCAGGTGCTGTGAGCAGCATCGCGACAAATGTTGCTGTAGCTGAAACAGCAAATGAACAAGAAATTGAAAAAATTAGTATTATTGGTTCGCGCCGTCTAGGTCGCAGTATCGAAGATAGCCCAGTGCCAATTGATATTCTTGATGCTGATACCTTGGCAGGCACCGGGTTAACTGAAACCAACCAATTATTAAATAGCTTATTGCCAAGCTTTAACTTCCCACAACCGTCGTTGACTGACGGCACAGATCATGTGCGTCCGGCGCAACTTCGCGGTTTAGCACCAGATCACACGTTAGTATTAATCAACGGTAAGCGCCGTCATACCAGTGCACTGTTAAACCTCGGTGGCTCAGCAGGTCGTGGTTCATCTGCGGTTGATCTTAACGCAATTCCAGTCAATGCGATTGAGCGCATTGAAGTTTTGCGTGATGGCGCGGCCGCACAATATGGCTCTGACGCCATTGCTGGTGTAATTAATATTGTATTGAAGAAAGCACCAAGCGGTGGTGAAGTGTCAGTAACTTACGGCGGCAATGTCACTGAAATGGAAGGCGTACCTGATTTAGAGGGCGTAAGCGTTGGCGAAGACGGTAACTTAGCGTTTCAAACGGGGGGCGATCGCGATGTTACAGATGGCCAAACGTTAACATTACGTGCTAATTCAGGCTTTGCATTAGGTGAAGACGGTTTCGTTAATGTCTCGTTGGAATACCGCGACCGTAACACGGCTAATCGTGCAGACTTTGACCCACGTGAGAACTACGACCGACAAGCGGACGGCAGCCTAGATCCAAGAGAATTGACCATTAATCGCTACAACCATACTTTTGGTAACGGTGAAGTAGAAGATATCGCGCTTTTTGTTAATGCGGGCTACTACTTAAACGAAGATACTGAACTTTACGCATTTGGCTCATACAGCGGCCGTGAAGGTGAAAGTGGTGGTTTTTATCGCCGCGCCAAAGACAGCCGTAACGTACTAGCTATCTACCCTGACGGTTTTGCACCATTAATTACTTCTGAAATTAATGACTACTCGTTAGCCGCTGGCGTTAAAGGGGATTTGCTAGAGGAGTGGAACTATGATGTTTCTGCCGTTTATGGTCGTGATCAGTTCCAATTTGGCGTTGAAAATAGCTTAAACACGTCGTTTGGCCCCAATAGCCCAACAGATTTTGACGCAGGCACATTAATTTACGATCAACTGACTTTGAACGCAGACTTTAGCCGAGTATTTGACTCAGCATGGTTTGAAAATGGTTTGAACGTAGCGTTTGGTGTTGAATATCGTCACGAAAGTTATGAAATTGAAGCCGGTGAGCCAGCTTCATACGCACGCGGTGAATTTGGCCGTGGTGGTGCGGTACGCACCTCAGATAGCGATGCTTTTGGCGCAGCAGGTTCACAAGTGTTTGTTGGTTTTAGCCCAGTATCAGCGGTTGACAACAGTCGCCATAACGTCAGTGTATACCTAGATTTAGAAACAGATATTACTGATTTCTGGAACTTTACAGTGGCAGGTCGTTATGAAGATTACTCTGACTTTGGCTCAACGTTAAACGGGAAAATTGCCAATCGCTTTAGCCTAAGCGATGAACTAGCGTTGCGTTTGTCGGCATCAACGGGCTTTAGAGCGCCATCACTACAGCAACAGTTCTTCACTAACATTCAAACTACCTTTGTGGACTCTGTGCCAGTGGAAACGGGGACTTTTGCACCGGGCAGTGATGTCGCGCAAGCCTTGGGCTCACCTGGCCTGGATGCTGAAGAATCAGTGAGTATTGCTGGTGGTATTACTTGGACACCTGTACCAGCGTTCAGCTTATCTGTTGATGCTTACCGCATCGATATTGACGATCGCATTGTGTTATCAAACAACCTGTCTGGTCCGGGTATCGAAAGCTTGTTGGCGGGCACTGGGGCTACTCGCGCGCGCTTTTTCCTAAATGCCATTGATAGCCGCACAGAAGGCGTTGATGTGGTTGCCACTTATTCGTTGGATCTTGCTGACTATGGTAACGTGTTATTTAATGCAGGCTACAATTACAACGATAATGAAGTCACCAACATTATTGAGCCACCAGCTGCGCTGCAAGGCGCGGGCGTAGAGCAGGACAACTTGTTCTCGGGCACTGAAATTTTGCGTTTTGAAGTCGGCTCACCAAAGAACAAGCTTAACTTGAGCGCGACTTGGAACTTTGAAGATGTGAAAGCCACCTTGCGAACAACGCGTTACGGCGAAACACAAGATCCATCGACGAATCCAGCGCGCAATGAAGTTATTCCGACCGAATGGGTGACTGATATTGACGTTGTCTACCAGTTAACTGACGGTTTATCACTGAGCATTGGCGCAAATAACGTATTTGACCAATACCCAGATGCCAGCCGTAACTTAATTGACGACGTGACGACCTTCACTCGTATTTTTGCTTATTCATCATTTGCACCATACGGTTTCACTGGTCGATTTGTCTACGGTAAAGTGAGCTACACTTTCTAG
- a CDS encoding serine hydrolase domain-containing protein, whose amino-acid sequence MQKVLAITIAMGTGLLSACGSSSDNKVQTPQPQPQPTQPQPQPSEPAQKDYQTMIDNVVGDDVPGLILRVDGKNTDFLGAAGLSDIDSQAPMQVYHQMPAGSAGKKATALLVAMLHEASLLDIDGLISTWLPDNILNNIPYSDTITLRQLLNHTAGVYDYLDEETSSDWFTAGIASIGELKSDIDALEFVYGKPAYFAPGEGVKYSNSGYILAGLVMDQVLGEHHHRALREWVLEPLGLIDTYYSGFENELGSSIPGYIWEDGTRVNTKPFYESVGVADAPLVTTVSDLTALLRAILTDKTVVTEEMRDLLIGEDNIVATDFGFDFGLGLFKEETDAGIIYHHGGDEAGYKTSNAYVVNADVAVTLFANCNGDTACIDKTDSLFNQILVKVIKDSQ is encoded by the coding sequence ATGCAAAAAGTATTGGCAATAACAATTGCAATGGGCACTGGCCTGTTATCGGCGTGCGGCTCGAGTAGTGACAATAAAGTGCAAACACCGCAGCCTCAACCTCAACCAACGCAACCTCAGCCACAACCATCAGAGCCAGCACAAAAAGATTATCAAACGATGATCGATAATGTCGTCGGTGACGATGTACCAGGCTTGATCCTGCGTGTTGATGGCAAAAATACAGACTTCTTGGGGGCGGCTGGTTTATCAGATATCGACAGCCAAGCGCCAATGCAGGTTTATCATCAAATGCCCGCAGGTAGCGCAGGCAAAAAAGCAACGGCATTGCTGGTAGCTATGCTACATGAAGCAAGCTTGCTTGATATTGATGGGCTGATCTCAACTTGGTTACCAGACAATATTCTCAACAACATTCCATACAGCGACACTATTACTTTGCGCCAGTTACTTAATCACACCGCAGGCGTTTATGATTACCTTGATGAGGAAACCTCAAGTGATTGGTTTACGGCGGGCATAGCTTCCATAGGTGAGTTGAAATCTGATATCGACGCGCTTGAGTTTGTTTACGGGAAGCCAGCGTACTTTGCGCCCGGTGAGGGGGTTAAGTACTCAAATTCGGGCTACATATTGGCTGGATTGGTCATGGATCAAGTCTTGGGCGAACACCATCATCGCGCGCTACGCGAGTGGGTGCTTGAGCCACTCGGGCTGATTGACACGTATTACAGCGGCTTTGAGAACGAATTAGGCTCATCTATTCCGGGCTATATTTGGGAAGACGGCACGCGTGTAAACACTAAACCTTTTTATGAAAGTGTCGGCGTGGCAGATGCGCCACTCGTCACAACCGTATCCGATTTAACCGCCTTGCTACGCGCGATCCTTACCGACAAAACAGTGGTCACCGAGGAAATGCGCGACTTACTCATTGGCGAAGACAACATAGTGGCTACGGATTTTGGTTTTGACTTTGGGCTGGGGCTTTTCAAAGAAGAAACGGATGCGGGGATTATTTATCATCATGGTGGCGATGAAGCTGGCTACAAAACATCAAATGCTTATGTGGTTAATGCCGATGTCGCGGTGACGTTATTTGCCAATTGCAATGGTGATACCGCCTGCATTGATAAGACGGACTCTTTGTTTAACCAAATTTTGGTTAAAGTGATTAAAGATAGTCAATAA
- a CDS encoding helix-turn-helix domain-containing protein — protein MQKNNYQVQFGISVRKHRNAKNLTQEELANLAELDRTYIGSVERGERNVGLVNIHKIANALKVEVKELFC, from the coding sequence ATGCAAAAAAACAATTATCAAGTTCAGTTTGGTATATCTGTTCGCAAACATAGAAATGCTAAAAACCTGACTCAAGAAGAACTCGCTAATCTGGCTGAGCTAGATCGGACATATATTGGCAGCGTAGAGCGAGGGGAGCGAAATGTGGGGCTAGTTAATATCCACAAAATAGCTAATGCGTTGAAAGTGGAAGTAAAGGAGCTATTTTGTTGA
- a CDS encoding Eco57I restriction-modification methylase domain-containing protein — protein MNQHLTDKSFQGYFTDAEDLRNTMIHLLGDVSEQTILEPCFGEGAFIKNLLGTPSQIDAIDIDESHFKNHLTVNNCNYYHLDYIDYFVRPDNRNNLLPELAYDSTICNPPYGLKFTKDYRKLIKKSFPNTYAKESYALFFYFAIQQLKKDGRYVFIIPDTFMTSTHLRYMRDFIIAEAKPTHVFQFKSKRFGSVNFGYGNMCIIAGNRAATTRESEVVWVDAVSSDQPLLDLLAHEKKLVTGEYLINNAQDAWISPTRSEQIKFSRETVSLGEIAECRTGIYTGNNQMFCGYDVNKPPKRVNGHPVNWDDVTIHPSDRQRKTGIDKNVAYVPFVRGGHRKVFESANSCIRWDIDAIAFYDNDKKARLQNRDFYFRTGLAIPMVTSGRLSASEMKDSIFDQGVVGVFSDVYHDFLLIYLNDPFATKQKSLIAPGANNSANYLKKIKVPALSDKELDQASKIVNQARETGWYETKKMREEFIASVL, from the coding sequence ATGAATCAACATCTTACTGATAAATCTTTCCAAGGCTATTTCACTGACGCAGAAGATCTTCGAAATACAATGATTCATCTGTTGGGGGATGTTAGTGAGCAAACTATTTTAGAGCCTTGTTTTGGAGAGGGCGCCTTCATAAAAAACTTGCTCGGTACTCCTAGTCAGATAGATGCGATTGACATTGATGAATCACATTTCAAAAATCACCTGACAGTAAACAACTGTAATTACTACCACCTTGATTATATTGATTACTTTGTTCGACCTGATAATAGAAACAATTTACTGCCCGAATTAGCTTATGATTCAACAATCTGTAATCCTCCCTATGGTTTAAAGTTTACAAAGGATTATCGTAAATTAATCAAAAAATCATTTCCCAATACCTATGCAAAAGAGTCTTATGCACTGTTTTTTTATTTTGCCATTCAGCAATTAAAAAAAGATGGAAGGTATGTATTTATTATCCCTGACACTTTTATGACGAGCACGCATCTGCGCTATATGAGGGACTTTATCATAGCTGAGGCAAAGCCAACGCATGTATTTCAATTTAAGAGTAAGCGATTTGGTTCGGTGAATTTTGGGTACGGCAATATGTGTATCATTGCAGGTAATAGAGCGGCAACAACGAGAGAGTCTGAGGTAGTTTGGGTTGATGCGGTTTCATCAGACCAGCCTTTACTGGATCTTTTAGCGCATGAGAAAAAGCTTGTTACAGGTGAATACTTAATTAATAACGCTCAAGATGCTTGGATTAGTCCAACTCGTTCAGAGCAGATTAAGTTTTCGCGAGAAACCGTCTCTTTAGGAGAGATCGCCGAATGTCGAACAGGTATTTACACTGGCAATAATCAGATGTTTTGCGGATATGATGTAAATAAGCCACCTAAAAGAGTTAATGGGCACCCTGTAAATTGGGATGATGTGACAATTCATCCATCGGATAGGCAAAGAAAAACTGGGATTGATAAGAATGTAGCCTATGTTCCTTTCGTTAGAGGTGGTCACAGAAAAGTATTTGAATCGGCTAACAGCTGTATCCGCTGGGATATTGACGCGATAGCCTTTTACGACAACGACAAAAAAGCCAGATTACAAAATAGAGACTTTTATTTTAGGACGGGGCTCGCTATTCCCATGGTAACTTCGGGTCGACTGTCAGCTTCTGAAATGAAGGATAGTATCTTCGACCAAGGCGTTGTTGGCGTGTTCTCAGATGTATACCATGACTTCCTTCTGATTTACCTCAATGATCCTTTTGCAACTAAACAAAAGTCTTTAATTGCTCCTGGCGCCAATAATTCAGCAAATTATCTCAAGAAAATTAAAGTTCCTGCGCTTTCCGATAAAGAATTAGACCAAGCCTCTAAAATAGTCAATCAAGCTAGAGAAACGGGTTGGTATGAGACTAAAAAGATGAGAGAAGAGTTTATTGCATCTGTCTTGTAA
- a CDS encoding response regulator transcription factor, whose product MIKKAIKLLLIEDNHTIATQITSFLENHGWQVDFAATGRQGIDLALSEYFDVVILDLNLPDIDGLEVCEQIKANSNHNPPILMLTARDAFEDKARGFGRGADDYLTKPFDFRELALRCEAMARRPKLHENTIVAQGQLHLNIRAFEAKWGKQPIKLTKVGFTILHKLLKEYPYPVSRSELSMHIWGDEPPQSNALKSHIYALRKSLESSVDKPILHTISNIGYQLKDLDV is encoded by the coding sequence ATGATAAAAAAGGCCATCAAGCTTCTTTTAATAGAAGACAATCATACCATCGCAACCCAAATCACCAGCTTTCTTGAAAACCACGGGTGGCAAGTAGATTTTGCTGCCACGGGTCGACAAGGTATTGATTTGGCACTGAGCGAGTATTTTGATGTTGTCATATTGGATCTCAATTTACCCGACATTGACGGTCTTGAGGTGTGCGAGCAAATCAAAGCAAACAGCAACCACAACCCACCCATTTTAATGTTAACGGCGCGTGATGCCTTTGAAGACAAAGCAAGAGGATTTGGCCGAGGAGCCGATGATTACCTGACAAAACCCTTTGACTTTCGCGAGCTGGCACTGCGTTGTGAAGCAATGGCTCGCCGCCCTAAACTGCATGAAAATACTATCGTAGCGCAAGGTCAACTGCACCTGAATATTCGCGCGTTTGAGGCAAAATGGGGCAAGCAACCGATAAAATTAACAAAAGTTGGCTTTACTATTTTGCATAAATTACTCAAAGAATATCCTTACCCAGTGAGTCGCTCAGAGCTAAGTATGCATATCTGGGGCGATGAACCACCACAAAGTAATGCCTTAAAATCTCACATATACGCGCTACGTAAGTCATTAGAAAGCAGTGTCGATAAACCGATTTTACATACCATTAGCAATATCGGCTATCAATTAAAGGATTTAGATGTTTAA
- a CDS encoding tyrosine-type recombinase/integrase — translation MTTQTERHDIQDGLYVYKQNNSLRWYARFVLYGKWYSKATKEKELNKAIARARILLMEYQVKADNNLLVDSKRFKDVANRTIEKMQHELDNGGGKVSYRDYIQALNKYHIPFFDRTYVTSIDQDKIRQFNKWRLEKFGRVPAKSTLLTHNAAMNQVFKEAIEHKWMIAAQVPVLTAQGESGKRRASFTEEEYDKVYDTVLEMMESSRKEKTRLIRDLLLSYMEFCVNTGIRPGTEMEAITWGDIEMSRQEHKVRFKIKIRKGKTTKHTGTRTVVARDKIWDCLHGLRDRFPNRKPTDKVFKLEDGETTNELGTTFRKALEACGLKDSSDGPRTLYSLRHTYITWQLLRRDLRLDILAKQCGTSVAMIEQHYSHVVPSMFEEELSGVAFSKKPKKERKLNDKALAKQAKKYKSWEAELKQRGCI, via the coding sequence ATGACGACTCAAACTGAACGCCACGATATCCAAGACGGCCTATACGTCTACAAACAAAACAACAGCTTACGTTGGTACGCTCGTTTCGTACTTTACGGTAAATGGTATAGCAAAGCCACTAAAGAAAAAGAATTAAACAAAGCCATTGCCCGTGCTCGTATTCTTCTGATGGAATATCAAGTCAAAGCTGATAATAACCTATTGGTGGATAGTAAACGATTTAAAGATGTTGCTAACCGTACTATCGAGAAGATGCAACATGAACTTGATAACGGCGGTGGAAAAGTAAGCTACCGCGACTATATTCAAGCGCTCAATAAATACCATATTCCTTTCTTTGATAGAACTTATGTGACGTCTATCGACCAAGATAAAATCAGACAGTTCAATAAATGGCGTTTAGAAAAGTTTGGTCGAGTGCCAGCCAAATCAACATTGCTCACACACAATGCCGCAATGAACCAAGTGTTTAAAGAAGCTATAGAGCACAAGTGGATGATTGCTGCTCAAGTACCTGTATTAACGGCACAAGGCGAAAGTGGCAAGCGCCGCGCCTCATTTACAGAAGAAGAATACGACAAGGTTTACGATACTGTTTTAGAAATGATGGAAAGTAGTCGTAAAGAGAAAACACGGCTAATTAGGGATCTATTACTCAGCTACATGGAGTTTTGTGTGAATACTGGCATCAGGCCAGGAACCGAAATGGAAGCCATCACTTGGGGTGATATAGAAATGTCGCGTCAAGAGCATAAAGTTCGCTTCAAAATAAAAATTCGCAAAGGAAAAACCACTAAGCACACAGGTACTAGAACTGTAGTCGCCAGAGACAAGATATGGGATTGCTTACACGGGTTACGTGACCGATTTCCCAATCGTAAACCAACAGATAAAGTATTCAAGCTTGAAGATGGTGAAACAACTAACGAATTGGGTACGACGTTTAGAAAAGCATTGGAGGCATGCGGCTTAAAAGACTCATCAGATGGGCCTAGAACCCTCTACTCTCTTCGCCATACCTACATCACTTGGCAGTTACTTCGTCGTGACTTGCGCCTTGATATTTTAGCTAAACAATGCGGAACTAGCGTTGCTATGATCGAGCAGCACTACTCACATGTTGTCCCGTCAATGTTCGAAGAAGAATTATCCGGCGTAGCTTTTTCCAAAAAACCAAAGAAAGAACGTAAATTGAACGATAAGGCTTTAGCTAAACAAGCCAAAAAATATAAAAGTTGGGAAGCTGAACTCAAGCAACGTGGCTGTATTTAG
- a CDS encoding GAF domain-containing protein — protein MNPANEENRIKSLQRLNLPTSSPQEKYDRLTRYVSKLFSIPIVVFSLFDKDEKWVTSNVGQGITQILSDNHLFDDDFSQDNVCVVPDTLADQRFINSPLVNDFPNIRFYVAQPIKSPDGKKIGALYLLGNKSRSFESKSQLQLKQVAAVIELELATRHSDDYCQETKLLSQAGFHQIANLGKSICRNAAIPLSFAYLYIKGLAGVKERDQARYRQILAIVVDAITKNSTHSDAFARYEDSGFVGFFSNTTITSIESKANEINALINQQLTAANITDIQVIAGLAEDDGSSPIEEIIFKAFMAHYRNANRK, from the coding sequence ATGAACCCTGCAAACGAAGAAAATCGCATTAAGTCGTTACAGCGGCTCAACCTGCCAACTAGTTCACCTCAAGAAAAGTACGATCGACTGACTCGATATGTCTCTAAACTATTTAGCATTCCGATTGTTGTATTTTCGCTGTTTGATAAAGACGAAAAATGGGTCACGTCTAATGTTGGACAAGGTATTACACAAATATTAAGCGACAATCACTTATTTGATGATGATTTTTCACAGGACAATGTCTGTGTCGTACCTGACACACTTGCCGATCAACGTTTTATCAATAGCCCACTGGTAAATGACTTTCCGAACATTCGATTTTATGTTGCTCAACCAATAAAATCGCCAGATGGCAAAAAAATTGGCGCCTTGTATTTACTTGGTAATAAATCACGTTCATTCGAGAGCAAATCGCAATTACAACTCAAGCAAGTTGCGGCCGTAATCGAATTGGAACTAGCGACACGTCACAGTGACGACTACTGCCAAGAAACAAAATTGCTGAGCCAAGCGGGGTTTCATCAAATTGCCAATCTCGGAAAATCAATCTGTCGCAATGCAGCGATACCTTTATCCTTCGCCTATTTGTACATAAAGGGGCTAGCAGGTGTTAAAGAAAGGGACCAAGCAAGGTATCGCCAAATATTAGCTATTGTAGTGGATGCGATCACAAAAAACTCGACACATTCTGACGCATTTGCAAGATATGAAGATTCTGGATTTGTGGGATTTTTTTCAAACACAACAATAACGTCAATCGAATCAAAGGCCAATGAAATTAACGCGCTTATTAATCAACAACTCACGGCAGCTAACATCACGGATATTCAGGTTATTGCTGGCTTAGCAGAAGATGATGGAAGCTCGCCCATCGAAGAAATTATATTCAAGGCCTTTATGGCGCACTATCGCAACGCTAATCGAAAATAG
- a CDS encoding substrate-binding periplasmic protein, with translation MRIICYLLALLLLVCPVKLAAQETIIASVSPEFPNGLHAKYLRFLAKELNVALKIKPIPLARRIKELEKGDIDIIVLAKRDNPELIALMPSYSQIDENLFVRASEKHRISNQEQLRSALIGVSHGSHLPQFVGNRELANTVEVNSLEQKVLMLKRKRIDGFFHTFSSANLVINEMGASDAIVSSVWQPGRKKRLSHFVISKKSRLFKYKAQLEQIIQQAKNEGKFIQIRQQHYQSKN, from the coding sequence TTGCGGATTATTTGCTATTTATTAGCCTTGCTCTTGCTTGTGTGCCCGGTGAAGCTGGCGGCACAAGAAACCATTATCGCTTCAGTATCACCTGAATTTCCAAATGGCTTACATGCTAAATACCTAAGGTTTCTCGCCAAAGAACTCAATGTGGCACTCAAGATAAAGCCGATACCACTGGCAAGGCGCATCAAGGAATTGGAAAAAGGCGACATTGACATTATTGTGCTCGCCAAGCGTGACAATCCCGAACTCATTGCGTTAATGCCCTCATACAGCCAAATTGATGAGAACTTATTTGTTCGCGCAAGCGAAAAACATCGCATTTCAAACCAAGAGCAGTTGCGTTCAGCACTTATTGGCGTGAGTCACGGTTCGCACCTGCCGCAGTTTGTCGGCAATAGAGAACTCGCCAACACGGTAGAGGTCAATTCGCTAGAGCAAAAAGTATTGATGCTTAAACGCAAGAGAATTGATGGCTTCTTTCACACGTTTTCCAGTGCCAATTTGGTGATAAATGAGATGGGAGCGAGCGATGCAATCGTCTCTTCCGTTTGGCAACCGGGGCGAAAAAAGCGCTTGTCGCATTTTGTCATATCGAAAAAATCTCGACTCTTTAAATACAAAGCTCAGTTGGAGCAGATAATTCAGCAAGCAAAAAACGAAGGCAAGTTTATTCAAATTCGCCAGCAACATTACCAAAGTAAAAATTGA
- a CDS encoding sensor histidine kinase encodes MFKLQTRLFLALAGLSLLVCLLFIRLSTLFISTAETNAYQALLLSVQAELTHPQVTNLHEVKLANYIKLYGSNDGLPAEFNEKISHQSHGEFTTNNQHFIFHRFNRDNGRYTLVMNTNKLLANQQLTAFKSVFLYSISIGVMLLSLLSSWYLAKWLSKPINQLTADVERSSALALSKDYQVKAHDNAPKQKFSGLLRNDEIGELANALEHSYSKIQMLLIREQNFTRDVSHELRTPITLIKNTLALHNEQLLTTQATETINNAARELEQTVEVLLALARQENLQFSEHKLLPILEKTVLNILYSHPNTRFDVALEVPPNVAAIGNPYLITLLFQNLINNAFYHSGEQSMTIVCEDHQLIFKNPLRPNNIDVNYDGLGHGQYLTKRIVEEMGWTMAITPVQAHYCVRLSWAAS; translated from the coding sequence ATGTTTAAACTGCAAACCCGATTATTTTTAGCACTTGCGGGATTATCTTTGCTCGTGTGTCTGCTGTTTATTCGCCTTTCAACCTTGTTTATTAGCACCGCAGAAACTAATGCCTATCAAGCTTTGCTGCTCAGTGTGCAAGCCGAACTCACTCACCCCCAAGTGACGAATCTACACGAAGTAAAACTCGCCAACTACATCAAGCTTTACGGCTCCAATGACGGCTTACCAGCAGAATTTAATGAAAAAATAAGTCACCAATCGCATGGCGAGTTTACCACCAATAATCAACACTTCATCTTTCACCGCTTTAATCGTGACAATGGTCGTTATACCCTAGTGATGAACACCAATAAACTATTGGCAAACCAACAACTAACGGCATTTAAAAGTGTTTTCCTATACAGCATCTCGATAGGCGTTATGTTGCTCAGTTTACTGAGTTCTTGGTATCTTGCGAAGTGGTTGTCCAAGCCTATTAATCAACTAACGGCCGATGTTGAGCGCAGCAGTGCGCTGGCACTTAGCAAAGATTATCAAGTTAAAGCGCATGACAACGCCCCAAAACAAAAATTTTCCGGTTTGTTGCGCAACGACGAAATTGGCGAGCTTGCTAACGCACTGGAGCATTCGTACAGCAAGATTCAAATGCTCCTGATACGCGAACAAAACTTTACGCGCGATGTCAGCCATGAACTAAGAACGCCAATCACGCTAATTAAAAATACACTGGCTTTGCACAATGAACAGCTATTAACAACACAAGCCACTGAAACTATTAACAATGCAGCACGAGAGCTAGAGCAAACTGTCGAAGTATTACTGGCACTAGCACGCCAAGAAAATTTGCAGTTCAGCGAACACAAATTACTTCCTATTCTGGAAAAAACTGTGCTTAATATTCTTTATTCCCACCCCAATACTCGCTTTGATGTAGCGCTTGAGGTCCCGCCAAATGTCGCAGCAATAGGCAACCCATATTTGATAACCTTATTGTTTCAAAACTTGATCAATAACGCTTTCTACCATAGCGGTGAACAGTCAATGACCATAGTATGCGAGGATCATCAACTTATATTCAAAAATCCACTGCGCCCAAACAACATCGATGTTAATTATGACGGCCTAGGCCATGGCCAATATCTGACCAAGCGAATCGTTGAGGAAATGGGCTGGACGATGGCGATAACACCTGTTCAAGCTCATTACTGTGTGAGATTAAGTTGGGCTGCAAGCTGA